Proteins encoded by one window of Sus scrofa isolate TJ Tabasco breed Duroc chromosome 12, Sscrofa11.1, whole genome shotgun sequence:
- the TMEM95 gene encoding transmembrane protein 95: MWMLVLGGIFLAAAEACIFCRLPDHGLSGRLHQLCSQMEAQWKDCEASWNFPAFALDDTSMNKVTEKTHRVLRVVEIKGSLSPLPAYWRWLQKTKLPEYNREALCAPACRGSTTLYNCSTCEGFEVHCWPRKRCFPGPYSHPWQHPTLISELLGSPSFNACGPQDHALPPGFPAGSHDLWEARILLLSVSGTVLLLGFLSLSVE; encoded by the exons ATGTGGATGCTGGTACTGGGTGGGATTTTCCTGGCGGCTGCCGAGGCCTGCATCTTCTGCCGCCTCCCAGATCACGGCTTGTCCGGCCGCCTGCATCAGCTTTGCAGCCAGATGGAGGCCCAGTGGAAGGACTGTGAGGCTTCCTGGAACTTTCCGGCCTTTGCCTTAG ATGACACGTCCATGAACAAAGTCACGGAGAAGACCCACAGAGTCCTGAGGGTTGTGG agaTCAAAGggtctctctccccactccctgcaTATTGGCGGTGGCTTCAAAAGACCAAGCTTCCGGAGTACAACAGGGAAG CTCTCTGCGCTCCCGCCTGTC GGGGCAGCACCACCCTGTACAACTGCTCCACTTGCGAGGGCTTCGAGGTGCACTGCTGGCCCCGAAAGCGCTGCTTCCCAGGTCCTTACTCCCACCCCTGGCAGCACCCCACCCTGATCTCTGAGCTCTTGGGCTCCCCCAGCTTCAATGCATGTGGTCCCCAGGATCATGCACTGCCTCCCGGGTTCCCTGCAGGAAGTCACGATCTTTGGGAAGCCAGGATTCTGCTCCTCTCTGTCTCGGGAACCGTCCTGCTTCTGGGGTTTCTGAGCCTCTCAGTGGAGTGA